Proteins from a genomic interval of Equus quagga isolate Etosha38 chromosome 13, UCLA_HA_Equagga_1.0, whole genome shotgun sequence:
- the ZNF792 gene encoding zinc finger protein 792 isoform X1 translates to MAAAARTEPAQGCVTFEDVTIYFAQEEWGLLDEAQRLLYCDVMLENFALIASLGLTSFRSHVVAQLELGAEPWVPDRVDMTSAMARGLYGRPGSDFCCGTECEGSPSEHSVCVERVSQNGSPKAALSAQKDYPCDTCGQHLKDIPHLAEHQATHPRQKPYVCEAYGRECRSNTNLPQQQMRENVDKPIRREEGRASLVKSCTDDTSKKPLTFREGGEDFVARSGFLQHQVTHCVEEPQQNTEGVGDFHTVQSHGKCSEFGNTFSDKPTLVQPQRTPAGERPYECSKCGIFFSHAAGLSQHQRDHNRGKPYECCECGKFFSQHSSLVKHQRVHTGESPHVCGECGKFFSRSSNLIQHKRVHTGERPYECSECGKFFSQRSNLIHHKRVHTGKSAHECSECGKSFNCNSSLIKHWRVHTGERPYKCNECGKFFSHIASLIQHQIVHTGERPFGCSECGKAFSRSSDLMKHRRVHTGERPYECTECGKLFSQSSSLNSHRRLHTGERPYRCPECGKFFNQSSSLNNHRRLHTGERPYECLECGKTFRQRSNLRQHQKVHKPDRPYTCNECGKAFSQRPTLIRHQKIHTRERSAEKVLPPPLTRRHTLERSSESSPYEGALSQKLSLVHPNIHAGEVPYQC, encoded by the exons atggcggcggcggcgcggacGGAGCCGGCGCAG ggctgtgtgacctttgaaGACGTGACCATTTACTTCGCCCAGGAGGAGTGGGGGCTCCTTGATGAGGCCCAGAGGCTCCTATACTGCgacgtgatgctggagaactttgCACTGATAGCCTCGCTGG GGCTTACATCTTTCAGGTCCCACGTGGTTGCCCAgctggagctgggggcagagCCCTGGGTGCCTGACAGAGTGGACATGACTTCAGCCATGGCAAGAGGGTTGTATGGCAGGCCTGGTTCTG atTTTTGCTGTGGAACCGAATGTGAGGGATCACCTTCTGAACATAGTGTTTGTGTAGAAAGAGTGTCACAGAACGGGAGTCCCAAGGCAGCTCTGTCTGCCCAGAAGGACTACCCCTGTGACACGTGTGGTCAACACTTGAAAGACATTCCGCACCTGGCTGAACACCAAGCAACACATCCCAGGCAGAAACCATATGTCTGTGAGGCATATGGAAGAGAGTGCAGGTCCAACACAAACCTTCCCCAGCAGCAGATGCGGGAGAATGTAGACAAGCCTAtcagaagggaggaaggcagggcctcGCTCGTGAAGAGCTGCACAGACGACACATCAAAGAAGCCTCTCACATTCAGAGAGGGTGGGGAGGACTTTGTGGCCAGATCTGGCTTTCTCCAGCACCAGGTCACTCACTGTGTGGAGGAGCCACAACAGAACACGGAAGGTGTGGGGGATTTTCACACCGTGCAAAGCCATGGCAAGTGCAGTGAATTTGGGAACACTTTCAGCGACAAACCCACACTTGTGCAGCCCCAGAGAACTCCCGCTGGAGAAAGGCCGTATGAGTGCAGCAAATGTGGGATCTTCTTTAGCCATGCTGCTGGCCTGTCTCAACACCAGAGGGATCACAATAGAGGAAAGCCTTATGAGTGCTGCGAATGTGGGAAATTCTTCAGCCAACACTCCAGTCTCGTCAAACACCAGAGAGTTCACACGGGTGAGAGCCCGCATGTGTGTGGTGAATGTGGGAAGTTCTTCAGCCGAAGCTCCAACCTCATTCAACATAAGAGGGTTCACACTGGTGAGAGGCCCTATGAATGCAGCGAGTGTGGCAAGTTCTTCAGCCAGCGCTCCAACCTCATTCATCATAAGAGGGTTCATACCGGGAAGAGCGCCCAcgagtgcagtgaatgtgggaaatccttcaaCTGCAACTCCAGCCTGATCAAACACTGGCGAGTGCACACTGGAGAAAGACCTTATAAgtgcaatgaatgtgggaagtTCTTCAGCCACATTGCCAGTCTCATTCAACATCAGATAGTTCACACTGGTGAACGGCCTTTCgggtgcagtgaatgtgggaaagccttcagccgAAGCTCCGACCTCATGAAACATCGGAGGGTCCACACCGGTGAACGACCTTATGAGTGCACGGAGTGTGGGAAACTCTTTAGCCAAAGTTCCAGCCTCAACAGCCATCGGAGACTTCACACTGGTGAACGGCCTTATCGCTGCCCTGAATGTGGGAAATTTTTTAACCAAAGCTCCAGCCTCAATAACCATCGGAGACTTCACACCGGTGAACGGCCTTATGAGTGCCTcgaatgtgggaaaaccttcagACAAAGGTCGAATCTGAGGCAGCACCAGAAAGTCCACAAGCCAGATAGGCCATATACGTGCAacgaatgtgggaaagccttcagccaAAGGCCCACCCTCATTCGGCATCAGAAAATCCACACTAGAGAGAGGAGTGCAGAGAAGGTGCTCCCCCCTCCTTTGACACGACGACACACATTGGAGAGGAGCTCTGAGAGCAGTCCTTATGAGGGAGCCCTCAGCCAGAAGTTGAGCCTTGTTCATCCGAATATCCACGCTGGGGAGGTTCCCTATCAATGCTAG
- the ZNF792 gene encoding zinc finger protein 792 isoform X2: MLENFALIASLGLTSFRSHVVAQLELGAEPWVPDRVDMTSAMARGLYGRPGSDFCCGTECEGSPSEHSVCVERVSQNGSPKAALSAQKDYPCDTCGQHLKDIPHLAEHQATHPRQKPYVCEAYGRECRSNTNLPQQQMRENVDKPIRREEGRASLVKSCTDDTSKKPLTFREGGEDFVARSGFLQHQVTHCVEEPQQNTEGVGDFHTVQSHGKCSEFGNTFSDKPTLVQPQRTPAGERPYECSKCGIFFSHAAGLSQHQRDHNRGKPYECCECGKFFSQHSSLVKHQRVHTGESPHVCGECGKFFSRSSNLIQHKRVHTGERPYECSECGKFFSQRSNLIHHKRVHTGKSAHECSECGKSFNCNSSLIKHWRVHTGERPYKCNECGKFFSHIASLIQHQIVHTGERPFGCSECGKAFSRSSDLMKHRRVHTGERPYECTECGKLFSQSSSLNSHRRLHTGERPYRCPECGKFFNQSSSLNNHRRLHTGERPYECLECGKTFRQRSNLRQHQKVHKPDRPYTCNECGKAFSQRPTLIRHQKIHTRERSAEKVLPPPLTRRHTLERSSESSPYEGALSQKLSLVHPNIHAGEVPYQC; this comes from the exons atgctggagaactttgCACTGATAGCCTCGCTGG GGCTTACATCTTTCAGGTCCCACGTGGTTGCCCAgctggagctgggggcagagCCCTGGGTGCCTGACAGAGTGGACATGACTTCAGCCATGGCAAGAGGGTTGTATGGCAGGCCTGGTTCTG atTTTTGCTGTGGAACCGAATGTGAGGGATCACCTTCTGAACATAGTGTTTGTGTAGAAAGAGTGTCACAGAACGGGAGTCCCAAGGCAGCTCTGTCTGCCCAGAAGGACTACCCCTGTGACACGTGTGGTCAACACTTGAAAGACATTCCGCACCTGGCTGAACACCAAGCAACACATCCCAGGCAGAAACCATATGTCTGTGAGGCATATGGAAGAGAGTGCAGGTCCAACACAAACCTTCCCCAGCAGCAGATGCGGGAGAATGTAGACAAGCCTAtcagaagggaggaaggcagggcctcGCTCGTGAAGAGCTGCACAGACGACACATCAAAGAAGCCTCTCACATTCAGAGAGGGTGGGGAGGACTTTGTGGCCAGATCTGGCTTTCTCCAGCACCAGGTCACTCACTGTGTGGAGGAGCCACAACAGAACACGGAAGGTGTGGGGGATTTTCACACCGTGCAAAGCCATGGCAAGTGCAGTGAATTTGGGAACACTTTCAGCGACAAACCCACACTTGTGCAGCCCCAGAGAACTCCCGCTGGAGAAAGGCCGTATGAGTGCAGCAAATGTGGGATCTTCTTTAGCCATGCTGCTGGCCTGTCTCAACACCAGAGGGATCACAATAGAGGAAAGCCTTATGAGTGCTGCGAATGTGGGAAATTCTTCAGCCAACACTCCAGTCTCGTCAAACACCAGAGAGTTCACACGGGTGAGAGCCCGCATGTGTGTGGTGAATGTGGGAAGTTCTTCAGCCGAAGCTCCAACCTCATTCAACATAAGAGGGTTCACACTGGTGAGAGGCCCTATGAATGCAGCGAGTGTGGCAAGTTCTTCAGCCAGCGCTCCAACCTCATTCATCATAAGAGGGTTCATACCGGGAAGAGCGCCCAcgagtgcagtgaatgtgggaaatccttcaaCTGCAACTCCAGCCTGATCAAACACTGGCGAGTGCACACTGGAGAAAGACCTTATAAgtgcaatgaatgtgggaagtTCTTCAGCCACATTGCCAGTCTCATTCAACATCAGATAGTTCACACTGGTGAACGGCCTTTCgggtgcagtgaatgtgggaaagccttcagccgAAGCTCCGACCTCATGAAACATCGGAGGGTCCACACCGGTGAACGACCTTATGAGTGCACGGAGTGTGGGAAACTCTTTAGCCAAAGTTCCAGCCTCAACAGCCATCGGAGACTTCACACTGGTGAACGGCCTTATCGCTGCCCTGAATGTGGGAAATTTTTTAACCAAAGCTCCAGCCTCAATAACCATCGGAGACTTCACACCGGTGAACGGCCTTATGAGTGCCTcgaatgtgggaaaaccttcagACAAAGGTCGAATCTGAGGCAGCACCAGAAAGTCCACAAGCCAGATAGGCCATATACGTGCAacgaatgtgggaaagccttcagccaAAGGCCCACCCTCATTCGGCATCAGAAAATCCACACTAGAGAGAGGAGTGCAGAGAAGGTGCTCCCCCCTCCTTTGACACGACGACACACATTGGAGAGGAGCTCTGAGAGCAGTCCTTATGAGGGAGCCCTCAGCCAGAAGTTGAGCCTTGTTCATCCGAATATCCACGCTGGGGAGGTTCCCTATCAATGCTAG